The following are from one region of the Pleurodeles waltl isolate 20211129_DDA chromosome 4_1, aPleWal1.hap1.20221129, whole genome shotgun sequence genome:
- the PHLDA1 gene encoding pleckstrin homology-like domain family A member 1 codes for MLEGGCKVVKEGLLEKRSDGLLQLWKKKRCLLTEEGLLLVPPKLPEPPPQGAEQAPPRVKQLHFSHMKTVDCVERKGKYVYFTVVMSGGREVDFRGPQDQGWNAEITLQMVQYKNRQAILAVRSTRHKQQHLAQQQPPAPAGPPQQQPQQLPPPQRPLHRARSASSSA; via the coding sequence ATGCTGGAGGGGGGCTGCAAGGTAGTGAAGGAGGGACTGCTGGAGAAGCGCAGCGACGGCCTGCTGCAGCTGTGGAAGAAGAAGCGCTGCCTGCTGACCGAGGaagggctgctgctggtgccacCCAAGCTGCCCGAGCCCCCGCCTCAAGGCGCCGAGCAGGCGCCGCCCCGCGTCAAACAGCTACACTTCTCGCACATGAAGACGGTGGACTGCGTGGAGCGCAAGGGCAAGTACGTGTACTTCACGGTGGTGATGTCCGGCGGCCGCGAGGTGGACTTCCGCGGGCCCCAGGACCAGGGCTGGAACGCCGAGATCACGCTGCAGATGGTGCAGTACAAGAACCGGCAGGCCATCCTGGCCGTCAGGTCCACCCGCCACAAGCAGCAGCACCTGGCCCAGCAGCAGCCGCCGGCGCCTGCGGGTCCGCCTCAGCAGCAGCCTCAGCAGCTCCCGCCGCCGCAGAGACCACTGCACCGCGCCCGCAGCGCCTCCAGCTCCGCGTAG